The Alteribacter keqinensis DNA segment TTCATTCTCCTCACCGGCGAGCGGATGGCGTTCAGCAGAGCTCAGATAAACTGACGTAAGGGTATACTCATTAAAAATAATATTCAAGGCAGAAAGGATGACGTCATGATCATTAGCGTACGGAACTACACCCTGGCTGATTATGAAGCTTTACTTACAATCCAGAAAGAAGCCTTCCCTCCCCCTTTCCCTGAAGAATTGTGGTGGAGTAAAGACCAGATCCGCTCCCATATTGAGACCTTTCCTGAGGGTGCCATGATTGCAGAGATTGACGGGGAACCTGCCGGATCTGCCACGGCCCTCATGATTTTGTTTGACGGGAAACCTCATACGTGGGATGAAGTGGCGGATGAAGGCTATATTGCACGGTCCCATAACCGTAAAGGAGACTCCCTCTACGGCATTGATGTGTGCGTCAGGCCTGAGTTTCGTGGAAAAGGCGTTGCCAAAGCTTTGTACGAGGCCAGGAAGTCACTGGTAGAAAAGCTGAAGCTGACTCGCTTTATAGCAGGTTGCAGAATTCCGGGCTACCACAAGCATGCAGACCGCCTCTCCCCCCAGGACTATATGATGGAAGTAAGGAACGGACGAATCGACGACCTGGTCCTTTCTTTCATGATCCGGCAGGGAATGACACCTGTTCAAGTGATGGAAAACTATCTGGACGATGAGGAATCGAAAGACTGTGCAGTGATTGTGGAGTGGAAAAGAAGGCAGTCATGATACCGGAAATAAATACAAAACAGCCTGGCACGGGGTCATTTCCGTACCAGGCTGAAAAAATGCCGGCTCTAAAAATCAAATAAGCTGTCGCTGTCAGGCTTGTCATCATCGTCGTAAGCCGAGCGCTTTGGCTGGCGGGGTGCAGATGACTTATCATCATCGAGATCCCCCATCATCCGCTGCCTTTCAAGGATATCCATAGCTGATGCATCGCTCTTCGCTGCCTCAGAGGAAGATTCCGTTGCCAGCAGCAGATCACAGTAGGTTCTGAGCGCCGTGACGTGCTCTCGGATGTCCGCTGACGAACCCGTATTAATATGCTTTCGCACCTGGCCCAGTTCCTGCTCCATCTTTGCTACTACGGTCTTTGCTGAAATGTTCATGGTGTATCCCTCCTCTTTTGAACAGTTTCGTACGTTTAGCATAGCTTTATTTTTCGGTCAAATCAATAAACGTCTCTACGTCTTTTGCTACAAGATCAATCGCACTTTGCCAGAATTCAGGCTTTGTAAGGTCTGCGTCCAGGTGTTTTTGAGCGAGGTCCTCAACCTGCATACGGCCGGTGTCACGAAGAAGCTCAATGTAACGCTCCTCAAACGCCGTTCCTTCTTCCTCTGCTTTCGCGTAAATCCCCATACTGAAAAGATAACCGAATGTATACGGAAAGTTATAAAACGGAACGCCCGTAATGTGAAAGTGAAGTTTTGAAGCCCAGAAATGCGGTGAATAAGAGCCCAGTTCATCACAGTATGCTTCTTTTTGGGCTTCCAGCATCAGCTCATTTAACCGGTGTACACTGACTAGTCCTTTTTTTCGCTCCTCATAAAACTTTGTCTCAAACAGGAACCTGGAGTGAATGTTCATAAAGAACGCAATAGCCCGGTTCAGTTTATCATCAAGAAGCTGCACTTTCGCCTCTTCTGTCGCAGCCTGCTTCACCGTGGCATCGGCTACGATCATTTCAGCAAAGGTCGAAGCTGTCTCAGCCACGTTCATGGCATAGCGCTGCGCCATCTGCGGAAGGTCGTTCATGACATGCTGGTGATACGCATGTCCCAGCTCATGGGCGAGGGTTGCGACATTTGAAGCAGATCCGTCATAGGTCATAAAAATACGTGACTGCTCTTTTACAGGGAAGCTCGTACAGAATCCTCCCGGCCGCTTGCCGGGGCGGCTTTCTGCTTCGATCCACCGCTTAGAAAAAGCTTTCTCTGCAAATTGGGCCATCTTGGGGCTGAATGATTCAAACTGCTGGACGATCATATTCGCTGCATCGTCATAGGACACTTCTTCCACTTCACTCGTAAGAGGAGCTCCCACATCAGTCCAGTCCAGTTTTTCAAGACCGAGGAGTTCCGCTTTGCGCTTCAGGTATTTAGTAAAGACCGGCTTGTTATCTTCGATTGTCTTCCACATCACATCCAGCGTCTTTTGCTGCATACGGTTAATATCCATCGGCTCTTTCAGGACATGATCCCATCCCCGGGCTTCGTACGTTTGAAGCCGGAAGCCACCGAGATGATTGAGGGTATTGGCAAACAATTCCGCTTCGTCTCCCCAGGCTTTTTCCCACTGTTCTGCTACATGCTGTCTCGTATTCCGGTCTTTACTCGTCATTTTGTTTGCTGCCTGGCCGACAGAAAGAGACTTTGTTTCACCGTCTTCTTCTACTTCAACGCTCATCCGCCCGACAATCGTATTGTACATATCCCCCCATGCATGGTAACCGTCTACAGACAGGGACTGCATGAGCTTTTCTTTTTCAGCAGGGAGTTTGTCGTTCGCGAGGCGGCGACGCTCCTCAAGATTATATGTAAGTGGTTTTACTTCATCCAGGTTTACGAGGCTTTCCCAAAGGTCATCAGAAAGACCAAGGAGAAGCTCATCAAGAGATGTCATAAAAGAAGAATACGAGGATGAAAGCTGCTTTACGCGCCCCGTAAGTAATTTTGCCGGTTCGTCTTTCGTATTCTGTGCTGTCAGGCAGCTTACAAATGCCCCCGACTCCCGGACGCGCTTTGAAATTTCCTGGGCGCGCACCAGAACGTGAACGATACCGAAAAGTTCCTCTTCTGTTTCAGGTACACTTCTGTTGCTTAAATCCTTCTGAAACTGTGAAATATCCTCTTCAAGTGTCGAAAGGAAGGATTGAAATTTATCAGACTCGCTTCCTCCTGGAAAAATCGTCTCCAAATCCCAAACCTGACTCATCTGTTTCATCTTGCTATCCCCTTTCTTGTCTCTGCTTGTATAAAAGATTGTTGGTTTTAGAAAAATACATGACTCATGGATTATGTGGATGCTGCCTGCATGCCCTTCGTTTTCCGCAGAGGTAGCGGTGGGCCTCCTCACGCTTCGCACTGTGGGGTCTCCCCCGGCCCACCACTTCTGCAGGAGTCTCGGGCATTCCGGCTTCATCCTCTTTCATCCAAGAGTAACATATACCTAATCAGCTTTTTTTCGTTGCTTGATACAAAAATTGAAGCACTTAGGAGCAGCATGCCCTTCGGTTTCCTGAGATGTGCTCCTTTTTTTGAAGAACACCTCTTCATTTCCTGACAGTGAATTCGAAACTCTGGTGTTAAGCGGCTCCATAATGTAAGCGCCTTCAACGTAAAAGGAATTTACTACATTGGCTTTTCTTCAAGAACTTTACCCAGGTGTCTGATCCTGTCCGATTCATAGATGTGAATACCACTGCTTTCTTCCTGAGCGAGGGCACACATAACCATAGCCACGTGTTCAGCTTTCACGGGCTTGTACTTCTCCAGAGGACCAACCAGAGCTAAACTCAGGGGTTTCCCCAGAACTTCGGCTGTTTTTTCCCCAAGCCGGAACTCATTACGGCTGCCGAGGAGTAAGGAGGGTCTCAGGAT contains these protein-coding regions:
- a CDS encoding GNAT family N-acetyltransferase; translation: MIISVRNYTLADYEALLTIQKEAFPPPFPEELWWSKDQIRSHIETFPEGAMIAEIDGEPAGSATALMILFDGKPHTWDEVADEGYIARSHNRKGDSLYGIDVCVRPEFRGKGVAKALYEARKSLVEKLKLTRFIAGCRIPGYHKHADRLSPQDYMMEVRNGRIDDLVLSFMIRQGMTPVQVMENYLDDEESKDCAVIVEWKRRQS
- a CDS encoding DUF5327 family protein, whose amino-acid sequence is MNISAKTVVAKMEQELGQVRKHINTGSSADIREHVTALRTYCDLLLATESSSEAAKSDASAMDILERQRMMGDLDDDKSSAPRQPKRSAYDDDDKPDSDSLFDF
- a CDS encoding M3 family oligoendopeptidase, with the translated sequence MKQMSQVWDLETIFPGGSESDKFQSFLSTLEEDISQFQKDLSNRSVPETEEELFGIVHVLVRAQEISKRVRESGAFVSCLTAQNTKDEPAKLLTGRVKQLSSSYSSFMTSLDELLLGLSDDLWESLVNLDEVKPLTYNLEERRRLANDKLPAEKEKLMQSLSVDGYHAWGDMYNTIVGRMSVEVEEDGETKSLSVGQAANKMTSKDRNTRQHVAEQWEKAWGDEAELFANTLNHLGGFRLQTYEARGWDHVLKEPMDINRMQQKTLDVMWKTIEDNKPVFTKYLKRKAELLGLEKLDWTDVGAPLTSEVEEVSYDDAANMIVQQFESFSPKMAQFAEKAFSKRWIEAESRPGKRPGGFCTSFPVKEQSRIFMTYDGSASNVATLAHELGHAYHQHVMNDLPQMAQRYAMNVAETASTFAEMIVADATVKQAATEEAKVQLLDDKLNRAIAFFMNIHSRFLFETKFYEERKKGLVSVHRLNELMLEAQKEAYCDELGSYSPHFWASKLHFHITGVPFYNFPYTFGYLFSMGIYAKAEEEGTAFEERYIELLRDTGRMQVEDLAQKHLDADLTKPEFWQSAIDLVAKDVETFIDLTEK